From Chelonia mydas isolate rCheMyd1 chromosome 22, rCheMyd1.pri.v2, whole genome shotgun sequence, the proteins below share one genomic window:
- the VSIG10L2 gene encoding V-set and immunoglobulin domain-containing protein 10-like 2: MDTSHSRTTEIIQGFGLIKRWKKWQQGWVQTQLLHPGDAKYEEQAMRGVRHRSVQLTCGDVVSPMVVFWSFTKLGSLVPRAVAISNGIESKVEKASAALGQVSLRNGTLEVSDLQTAAQGHFMCQAMYEEDGEIKVGYFYIELVVLVPVAKPFLQMTDPTPVEGTVVTMTCAVKEGTPPVGYSWHRHTNREGAVAVAEAASGLLILTAANRTHMGWYACTAHNEVNSQTSDRMYLDVIYGPDEPVINVEPFAINQNGFSANEQEEVILTCLAPSNPPSHYIWFYNSSQIYSGQKYVIAKISRTQTGTYTCLAQNTHLNTRTQTTILLTVYYLPEGKPSCTPVPAANFRDIALQCSWPGGFPPARLRWVRSGREADAVASYSNATRIQRGVDIRNGSSYACLASHPALREDAVCTTTVWVPVGSPTCSAMATKQNEFLMLSCGWAGGLPRVTLWWRDWQNRVLGGLKPSSNIYVVQANSTLGGKEFACIAAHPLQARATECLVRLDVPKLAAERTEVSLFEGGEVRLACALQGPHLGSEVFWFNNKHQVVRPDAARYRLQQGDAWFNLTIRDTEWMRDSGTYRCVAVNAVGNATVPIRLRVKKYPTPPNVTISKLMYTRQRTEVQLEWVTQGSGNLTGFVVQRQEAKKSSLGPSRSAARAWETVASDIEPDVRDHRVGGLAPAVVYAFRILAVNHRTTGHPSEGKTPAEPPFNAYPAVVGAAGAGMVVAAVASLLAFQYIVRNRDNNPRLHDLLFGMAGPEAHEQISTPEDAETAAGVAEAETGGELGGISPTSPPAGEASAECHPEPPASTQEAPPAPDLAADDPPVNVTITVTATS, encoded by the exons ATGGACACGTCCCACTCCCGCACCACAGAGATTATACAGGGCTTCGGGCTCATCAAGAGGTGGAAAaagtggcagcagggctgggtgcaga CTCAGCTACTCCACCCGGGCGATGCGAAGTACGAGGAGCAGGCCATGCGGGGGGTGCGGCACCGCTCCGTGCAGCTGACGTGTGGCGACGTGGTCTCACCCATGGTGGTTTTCTGGAGCTTCACCAAGCTGGGCTCGCTGGTGCCCAGGGCCGTTGCCATCAGCAACGGGATAGAGTCCAAGGTGGAGAAGGCTTCTGCGGCCCTGGGGCAGGTGAGCCTGAGGAACGGCACCCTGGAGGTGAGCGACCTGCAGACGGCTGCCCAAGGGCACTTCATGTGCCAGGCGATGTACGAGGAGGATGGAGAGATCAAAGTGGGCTACTTCTACATAGAGCTGGTCGTGCTGG TTCCCGTTGCGAAGCCCTTCCTGCAGATGACCGACCCCACGCCGGTAGAAGGCACGGTGGTGACGATGACGTGTGCGGTGAAGGAGGGGACGCCCCCCGTCGGGTACTCCTGGCACCGCCACACCAACCGGGAGGGTGCGGTGGCTGTCGCGGAAGCGGCCAGCGGGCTGCTGATCCTGACGGCGGCTAACCGGACTCACATGGGCTGGTACGCCTGCACCGCCCACAACGAGGTCAACAGCCAGACCAGCGACAGGATGTATCTTGACGTGATTT ATGGCCCTGATGAACCCGTGATCAACGTTGAGCCGTTTGCTATTAACCAGAACGGCTTCTCAGCTAATGAGCAGGAGGAGGTGATCCTGACCTGCCTGGCCCCTTCCAACCCGCCCAGCCACTACATCTGGTTTTACAACAGCTCCCAGATTTACTCCGGCCAGAAGTACGTGATAGCCAAGATCTCCCGGACTCAGACGGGCACCTACACCTGCCTGGCCCAAAACACACACCTCAATACGCGCACTCAGACCACCATCCTCCTCACCGTCTACT ATCTGCCCGAGGGGAAGCCCAGCTGCACACCAGTCCCTGCTGCCAATTTCCGGGACATTGCTCTGCAGTGTTCGTGGCCTGGTGGGTTCCCCCCAGCGCGGCTGCGGTGGGTGAGATCCGGCCGGGAAGCAGACGCTGTGGCGTCCTACTCCAATGCTACCAGAATCCAGCGAGGGGTGGACATCCGGAACGGCAGCTCGTACGCCTGCCTGGCCTCCCACCCAGCGCTCAGAGAGGATGCTGTCTGCACCACCACTGTAT gggtcCCTGTGGGGAGCCCCACCTGCTCTGCCATGGCTACGAAGCAGAACGAGTTCCTCATGCTGTCCTGCGGTTGGGCAGGAGGCCTGCCCCGCGTCACACTCTGGTGGCGAGACTGGCAGAACCGCGTGCTGGGCGGCTTGAAACCATCCAGCAACATCTACGTCGTGCAAGCCAACAGCACGCTCGGGGGCAAGGAGTTCGCGTGCATCGCAgcccaccctctgcaggccagagCCACAGAGTGCCTTGTCCGGCTGG ACGTTCCCAAGCTGGCGGCCGAGCGCACGGAGGTGTCGCTGTTCGAGGGCGGCGAGGTCCGGCTGGCCTGCGCGCTGCAGGGCCCCCACCTGGGCTCCGAAGTGTTCTGGTTCAACAACAAGCACCAGGTGGTCCGGCCGGACGCTGCGAGGTACAGGCTGCAGCAGGGCGACGCCTGGTTCAACCTGACCATCCGGGACACCGAGTGGATGAGGGACAGCGGCACCTACCGCTGCGTGGCCGTGAACGCCGTGGGCAACGCCACCGTCCCCATCAGGCTCCGTGTGAAGA AGTACCCGACGCCCCCCAACGTGACGATCAGCAAGCTGATGTACACCCGGCAGCGCACCGAGGTGCAGCTGGAGTGGGTGACGCAGGGCTCGGGGAACCTGACCGGCTTCGTCGTCCAAAGGCAAGAAGCAAAGAAATCCTCGCTGGGCCCGTCCCGGTCGGCAGCCCGGGCCTGGGAGACGGTGGCCAGTGACATAGAACCTGACGTGCGGGACCACAGGGTGGGCGGCCTGGCCCCGGCAGTCGTGTACGCCTTCCGCATCCTGGCTGTCAACCACCGCACCACCGGGCACCCGTCCGAGGGGAAGACCCCAG ccgAGCCCCCTTTCAACGCCTACCCCGCTGTGGTGGGCGCTGCAGGAGCCGGGATGGTCGTGGCGGCGGTTGCCTCTCTGCTGGCATTTCAGTACATCGTCCGGAACCGGGACAACAACCCAC GGCTGCACGACCTGCTCTTCGGAAT GGCTGGCCCAGAGGCTCACGAGCAGATCAGCACTCCGGAAGACGCTGAGACGGCCGCAGGTGTGGCAGAGGCTGAGACGGGCGGGGAGCTTGGGGGCATATCCCCCACATCTCCCCCGGCCGGGGAGGCATCAGCAG AGTGtcacccagagccccctgcatCCACCCAGGAGGCTCCCCCAGCTCCAGATCTCGCCGCTGATGACCCTCCGGTCAATGTCACAATCACAGTGACTGCGACATCGTGA